In one Salvelinus fontinalis isolate EN_2023a unplaced genomic scaffold, ASM2944872v1 scaffold_0822, whole genome shotgun sequence genomic region, the following are encoded:
- the LOC129847397 gene encoding voltage-dependent T-type calcium channel subunit alpha-1I-like, whose protein sequence is MVILLNCVTLGMYQPCENIDCSSDRCKVLQAFDVFIYVFFAVEMVVKMMALGIFGRRCYLGDTWNRLDFFIVMAG, encoded by the exons ATGGTGATATTACTCAACTGTGTGACCCTGGGCATGTACCAACCCTGTGAGAACATAGACTGCTCTTCAGACCGCTGTAAGGTACTACAG gcCTTTGACGTGTTCATCTATGTCTTCTTTGCGGTGGAAATGGTGGTGAAGATGATGGCCCTCGGAATCTTTGGCCGTCGCTGTTACCTGGGCGACACGTGGAACCGTCTGGATTTCTTCATCGTCATGGCAGGGTAA